A part of Roseitalea porphyridii genomic DNA contains:
- a CDS encoding isoprenyl transferase yields the protein MAGPEHVAIIMDGNGRWANARSMPRAFGHKAGVEAVRRTVRAAPRFGIRHLTLYAFSSENWSRPPDEVRDLLGLLRLYIHRDLSELAANGVCVRVIGGREGLQPDLLDLIERAEQRTRGNVRLNLNIAFNYGSRDEILRAAQKLVDQARQSPDCDRRLTSADITAALDTAGLPDPDLIIRTSGEMRLSNFLLWQAAYSEFVFLDCMWPDFDEAELVRALEEYGRRERRYGAVATARDAAL from the coding sequence ATCGCCGGTCCCGAACACGTGGCCATCATCATGGACGGCAACGGTCGCTGGGCCAATGCGCGCTCGATGCCGCGCGCCTTCGGCCACAAGGCCGGGGTGGAAGCGGTCCGGCGCACGGTCAGGGCAGCCCCGCGGTTCGGCATCCGGCACCTGACGCTCTACGCCTTCTCCTCGGAGAACTGGTCGAGGCCGCCCGACGAGGTGCGCGATCTGCTCGGCCTCTTGCGGCTCTACATCCATCGCGACCTGAGCGAACTGGCGGCGAACGGCGTGTGCGTGCGCGTCATCGGCGGCCGCGAAGGGCTTCAGCCCGATCTGCTCGACCTGATCGAGCGTGCCGAGCAGCGCACGCGCGGCAATGTTCGGCTCAACCTCAACATCGCCTTCAACTACGGCTCGCGCGACGAGATCCTCAGGGCTGCCCAGAAGCTGGTCGATCAGGCCCGTCAGAGCCCCGATTGCGACCGCCGCCTGACCAGCGCCGACATCACCGCGGCACTCGATACCGCCGGTCTGCCCGATCCCGACCTGATCATCCGCACCAGCGGCGAGATGCGTCTGTCCAATTTCCTGCTCTGGCAGGCCGCCTATTCCGAGTTCGTGTTTCTCGACTGCATGTGGCCGGACTTCGACGAGGCCGAACTGGTCCGGGCGCTTGAGGAATATGGCCGGCGCGAGCGCCGCTACGGCGCGGTGGCGACGGCGCGGGACGCCGCCCTATGA
- the rpsB gene encoding 30S ribosomal protein S2 has product MAMPDYSMRQLLEAGVHFGHQTHRWNPKMAPYIFGDRNSIHIIDLSQTVPLLEQALKKVSDTVAGGGRVLFVGTKRQASEIIADAAKRSAQYFVNARWLGGMLTNWKTISHSISRLRSLEELLEGDAQGFTKKERLNLEREREKLDRALGGIKDMGGLPDLMFVIDTNKEAIAIQEAHRLGIPVVAVIDSNCDPDVVDFPIPGNDDAARAISLYCDLIARAAIDGIERQQGASGVDVGAQAEAPAETAILESAEPAAAEAPAETKAEAPAEDQPAQA; this is encoded by the coding sequence ATGGCAATGCCAGACTATTCCATGCGCCAGCTTCTCGAGGCTGGCGTTCATTTCGGCCACCAGACGCACCGCTGGAACCCGAAAATGGCGCCGTACATCTTCGGCGACCGCAACAGCATCCACATCATCGATCTGTCGCAGACCGTGCCGCTGCTCGAGCAGGCGCTCAAGAAGGTGTCGGACACCGTCGCCGGCGGCGGTCGCGTGCTGTTCGTCGGCACCAAGCGCCAGGCATCCGAGATCATCGCCGACGCGGCCAAGCGCTCGGCCCAGTATTTCGTCAATGCCCGCTGGCTCGGCGGCATGCTGACCAACTGGAAGACGATCTCGCACTCCATTTCGCGGCTGCGCAGCCTTGAGGAACTGCTCGAAGGGGATGCGCAGGGCTTCACCAAGAAGGAGCGTCTGAACCTCGAGCGCGAACGCGAAAAACTCGACCGCGCGCTCGGCGGCATCAAGGACATGGGCGGCCTGCCCGACCTGATGTTCGTCATCGACACCAACAAGGAAGCGATCGCCATCCAGGAAGCCCACCGGCTGGGCATTCCGGTCGTCGCGGTCATCGATTCCAACTGCGATCCGGACGTCGTCGACTTCCCGATCCCGGGCAATGACGATGCCGCGCGCGCGATCTCGCTCTATTGCGACCTGATCGCACGCGCCGCCATCGACGGCATCGAGCGCCAGCAGGGCGCCTCGGGCGTCGACGTGGGCGCGCAGGCCGAGGCACCCGCCGAGACGGCGATCCTCGAAAGCGCCGAGCCCGCCGCCGCCGAGGCGCCGGCCGAAACGAAGGCCGAAGCTCCCGCCGAGGATCAGCCCGCCCAGGCGTGA
- a CDS encoding glycerophosphodiester phosphodiesterase family protein, producing the protein MADTGFLTVRPIAHRGRHDGNNARWENTASAFDAAIARDFSIELDVQLSADGVAMVFHDDTLDRLTDREGPVVAWTAAALGALPVGGTADTIPTLAETLARIGGRVPVVIEMKDNGARNGELARAVADDLADYGGPCAVMSFKHDLIAAFAATGSPVPVGLTAMGTGEAALASHESAFDLGIAFVSYHVAALPNRFVEQVRARAMPVITWTVRTPEEVALTRAHADQMTFEGFDPDAP; encoded by the coding sequence ATGGCCGATACCGGTTTCCTGACCGTGCGGCCGATCGCCCATCGCGGCCGGCATGACGGCAACAACGCACGCTGGGAGAACACCGCCTCGGCGTTCGATGCGGCGATCGCGCGCGATTTCTCGATCGAGCTCGACGTCCAGCTCTCGGCCGACGGCGTCGCGATGGTCTTCCACGACGACACGCTCGACCGGCTGACGGACCGGGAAGGGCCGGTGGTGGCGTGGACGGCGGCGGCGCTCGGCGCCCTGCCCGTGGGCGGCACGGCGGACACGATCCCGACGCTGGCCGAAACGCTCGCGCGGATCGGCGGCCGCGTTCCGGTGGTCATCGAGATGAAGGACAATGGCGCGCGCAATGGCGAACTGGCGCGCGCCGTCGCCGACGATCTGGCCGACTATGGCGGGCCTTGCGCGGTCATGTCGTTCAAACACGATCTGATCGCGGCGTTCGCCGCGACGGGCTCGCCCGTGCCGGTCGGCCTGACCGCCATGGGGACCGGCGAGGCCGCCCTCGCCTCCCACGAAAGCGCGTTCGATCTCGGCATCGCGTTCGTGTCCTATCATGTCGCGGCGTTGCCGAACCGCTTCGTCGAACAGGTCCGGGCGCGTGCCATGCCGGTGATCACATGGACGGTGCGCACGCCCGAGGAGGTGGCGCTGACCCGCGCCCATGCCGACCAGATGACGTTCGAGGGGTTCGATCCGGACGCGCCATGA
- the bamA gene encoding outer membrane protein assembly factor BamA: MLTTASAQAAVVTSISVRGNQRVSEQTIADFVGYRSGRNYSGSDINDAVRALFRSGLFANAAVVTSGSTLVVTVEEYATVNQVLFQGNRRLDDDRLRNVVELTPRSRFEQAILDADVEAIVEAYSRTGRSDVTVNASVVDLGENRVNVIFQILEGDRTKIARINFTGNNAFGDRRLQAVISTKASNPLSWLTRNDVYDDQRLAADEEALRRFYFNRGYADFRIISSSAEVDPSTGNIVINIEVDEGDRYTFGNIEIDSTVTGADTNALARTISTRSGSVYSAREVEDTLISMSERLAGAGFPFAEVTPVGNRNFDNRTIDVTYIVDQGQRAFIERIEIVGNTRTRDYVIRREFDVSEGDAFNQVLIRRAQRRLEALDFFSTVRISTRPGSSPDRVIVVVQVEDKSTGEFGAGVGYATGGENEGVNLEGSISERNFLGRGQAIRIGIGGSTSSRTYNLSFTEPYFLGYRVAATFGLYQNRNDLGDYERTSTGGTVSFGLPLTDDLTANVGYNYQRDVYSADGTDCTDLPGDPDANCGAPAFVQGRIVSGQARIKSSVIYGLVYNTIEDRNDPRDGLFMRVNQEVAGLGGDARFIRTTADASYYMTLAEDAELIGLLRGGAGNVTGLGQSVEGFDQFEMSPRRLRGFAFNGIGPRDAAGNFIGGKTYFNATAELQFPLPALPRDLGFKGAVFADAATLFGSDVAGAQNTNLEWRASAGLSVIWQSPFAPLRFDYAWPLVKEPQDDEQRFNFSVSTAF; this comes from the coding sequence GTGCTGACAACCGCAAGCGCACAAGCCGCTGTCGTTACGTCCATTTCCGTGCGCGGCAATCAGCGCGTCTCCGAACAGACGATCGCCGATTTCGTTGGCTACCGCTCAGGCCGCAACTATTCGGGTTCGGACATCAACGATGCCGTGCGTGCGCTGTTCCGCTCGGGCCTGTTCGCCAATGCCGCTGTCGTCACTTCCGGGTCGACGCTCGTCGTCACCGTCGAGGAGTATGCGACCGTCAACCAGGTGCTTTTCCAGGGCAACCGTCGGCTCGACGACGATCGCCTGCGTAACGTGGTGGAACTGACGCCGCGCAGCCGCTTCGAACAGGCGATTCTCGATGCGGACGTCGAGGCGATCGTCGAGGCCTACAGCCGCACCGGCCGCAGCGACGTGACGGTCAATGCCAGCGTCGTCGATCTGGGCGAGAACCGGGTCAACGTGATCTTCCAGATCCTGGAAGGCGACCGGACCAAGATCGCGCGAATCAATTTCACCGGCAACAACGCGTTCGGCGACCGCCGCCTGCAGGCGGTGATCTCGACCAAGGCGTCCAACCCGCTGTCCTGGCTGACGCGCAATGACGTCTATGACGATCAGCGTCTGGCGGCCGACGAGGAAGCGCTGCGCCGCTTCTATTTCAACCGCGGCTATGCCGACTTCCGGATCATCTCCTCGTCCGCCGAGGTCGATCCGTCGACCGGCAACATCGTCATCAACATCGAGGTCGACGAGGGCGATCGCTACACGTTCGGCAACATCGAGATCGACAGCACGGTCACCGGCGCCGACACGAACGCGCTCGCGCGCACCATCTCGACCCGGTCGGGAAGCGTCTACAGCGCCCGCGAGGTCGAGGACACGCTGATCTCCATGTCCGAACGGCTGGCCGGTGCCGGTTTCCCGTTCGCCGAGGTCACGCCCGTCGGCAACCGCAACTTCGACAACCGCACGATCGACGTCACCTATATCGTCGATCAGGGCCAGCGCGCCTTCATCGAGCGGATCGAGATCGTCGGCAACACCCGGACCCGCGACTACGTCATCCGCCGCGAGTTCGATGTTTCCGAAGGCGATGCGTTCAACCAGGTCCTGATCCGTCGCGCCCAGCGCCGCCTCGAGGCGCTCGACTTCTTCAGCACGGTGCGGATCTCCACGCGTCCCGGCTCTTCGCCCGACCGCGTCATCGTCGTCGTTCAGGTCGAGGACAAGTCGACCGGCGAGTTCGGTGCAGGCGTTGGCTATGCCACCGGCGGTGAGAACGAGGGCGTCAATCTCGAAGGTTCGATTTCCGAACGCAACTTCCTTGGCCGCGGTCAGGCGATCCGGATCGGCATCGGTGGCAGCACATCCTCGCGCACCTACAATTTGTCGTTCACCGAGCCCTACTTCCTCGGCTATCGTGTCGCCGCCACGTTCGGCCTCTACCAGAACCGCAACGATCTGGGCGACTACGAGCGCACTAGCACCGGCGGTACCGTGTCGTTCGGCCTGCCACTGACCGACGATCTGACGGCCAATGTCGGCTACAACTATCAGCGCGACGTTTATTCGGCCGATGGCACAGACTGTACCGATCTGCCGGGCGATCCGGACGCCAACTGCGGCGCGCCGGCCTTCGTTCAGGGCCGCATCGTCAGCGGTCAGGCACGGATCAAGTCCTCGGTCATCTACGGGCTCGTCTACAACACGATCGAGGATCGCAACGATCCGCGCGACGGCTTGTTCATGCGCGTGAACCAGGAAGTTGCGGGCCTTGGCGGCGATGCGCGCTTCATCCGGACCACGGCGGACGCGTCCTACTACATGACGCTCGCCGAGGATGCCGAGTTGATCGGCCTGCTGCGGGGCGGCGCCGGCAACGTGACCGGGCTTGGCCAGAGCGTCGAGGGCTTCGACCAGTTCGAGATGAGCCCGCGCCGGCTGCGCGGTTTCGCCTTCAACGGCATCGGTCCGCGTGATGCGGCCGGCAACTTCATCGGCGGCAAGACCTATTTCAACGCCACCGCCGAATTGCAGTTTCCGCTGCCCGCGCTGCCGCGCGATCTCGGCTTCAAGGGCGCTGTCTTCGCTGACGCGGCGACGCTGTTCGGCTCCGATGTCGCCGGTGCCCAGAACACCAATCTCGAATGGCGCGCTTCGGCCGGTCTCAGCGTGATCTGGCAGTCGCCCTTCGCTCCGCTGCGCTTCGATTATGCCTGGCCGCTGGTCAAGGAACCGCAGGACGACGAGCAGCGCTTCAACTTCTCGGTGTCGACCGCATTCTGA
- the rseP gene encoding RIP metalloprotease RseP codes for MLDFFANLASTDGFIIGILLPFLFVLTIVIFFHELGHYLVGRWCGIGAKVFSVGFGPELVGFTDRRGTRWRLSAVPLGGYVKFIGDMNAASAGATDEDDLTEEERRQAFHTKSVWRRAATVFAGPAANFILAVVIFAFVLALFGRTVADPVVAELRDGGAAQEAGLEVGDRFVSLDGRPVSSFSDVQRYVAPRAGQPIDMVVERDGAEIALTITPERLEIEDRFGNQIEQGIIGVVNNPELGRYRVETYGPVEAVGLGFQETWYVIARTGGYLAGVVTGRENADQIGGPIRVAQVSGQVATLGFVALLNLTAILSVSIGLLNLLPVPILDGGHLLFYAYEAVRGRPLSEAAQEYGYRIGFALVLGLMVFATWNDITILFGSG; via the coding sequence ATGCTCGATTTCTTCGCCAATCTGGCTTCCACCGACGGCTTCATCATCGGCATCCTGCTGCCGTTCCTGTTCGTGTTGACGATCGTCATCTTTTTCCACGAGTTGGGGCACTATCTGGTCGGCCGCTGGTGCGGCATCGGCGCCAAGGTCTTCTCGGTCGGCTTCGGCCCGGAACTGGTCGGCTTCACCGATCGCCGGGGCACGCGCTGGCGGTTGTCGGCGGTTCCGCTCGGCGGCTACGTCAAGTTCATCGGTGACATGAACGCCGCATCGGCCGGCGCGACCGACGAAGACGATCTGACCGAAGAGGAGCGGCGTCAGGCCTTCCACACCAAGAGCGTGTGGCGCCGCGCCGCCACCGTCTTTGCCGGCCCGGCCGCCAACTTCATCCTGGCGGTGGTCATCTTCGCCTTCGTGCTGGCGCTGTTCGGCCGCACGGTCGCCGATCCCGTCGTCGCCGAACTGCGCGACGGTGGCGCCGCGCAGGAAGCCGGTCTTGAGGTGGGCGACCGGTTCGTCAGCCTCGATGGCCGACCCGTTTCGAGCTTTTCAGACGTTCAGCGCTACGTCGCCCCGCGCGCCGGCCAGCCGATCGACATGGTCGTCGAACGCGACGGCGCCGAGATTGCGCTGACAATCACGCCCGAGCGCCTGGAAATCGAGGACCGGTTCGGCAACCAGATCGAGCAGGGCATCATCGGCGTCGTCAACAATCCCGAACTCGGGCGCTACCGCGTGGAGACATACGGCCCGGTCGAGGCCGTCGGCCTCGGCTTTCAGGAAACCTGGTACGTCATCGCCCGCACCGGCGGCTATCTCGCGGGCGTCGTCACGGGCCGCGAGAACGCCGACCAGATCGGCGGACCGATTCGGGTCGCGCAGGTCTCCGGTCAGGTCGCCACGCTCGGTTTCGTCGCACTGCTCAACCTGACCGCGATCCTGTCTGTCTCCATCGGTCTTCTGAACCTGCTTCCGGTGCCGATTCTCGATGGCGGCCACTTGCTCTTCTACGCCTACGAGGCCGTGCGCGGCCGGCCGCTCTCCGAAGCCGCGCAGGAATATGGCTACAGGATCGGATTCGCGCTGGTTCTGGGCCTGATGGTGTTCGCGACGTGGAACGACATCACGATTCTTTTCGGCAGCGGATAG
- a CDS encoding cell envelope integrity EipB family protein, producing the protein MTDYREAGTLAVAVCALAASMSPALAAGVQLVPHRAVYAVALDEASDRSGINDMRGRIVYEFRGSACAGYTTNFRFVTQIASRAGARVTDQQTTTFEEGDGSLFRFVTRTFVDQEPDRTIEGTAERTDDATLVTLTEPEDAAFELDPAAFPTAHMIDLIERADAGERFYEKKIYDGSDDADKVMTTTVIIGPEKTEEAEDRDALDPIADSPFRNVSVAYFDELAQGEGEGLPDYRIAFKMHDNGITRSLEMDYGDFSLTGTMEELELFELEECD; encoded by the coding sequence ATGACTGATTATCGAGAGGCCGGCACGCTGGCCGTTGCCGTCTGCGCGCTGGCCGCATCGATGTCGCCTGCGCTGGCGGCGGGCGTGCAACTGGTGCCGCACCGCGCCGTCTACGCCGTCGCGCTCGACGAGGCCAGCGACCGGAGCGGCATCAACGACATGCGCGGCCGCATCGTCTACGAGTTTCGCGGCTCCGCCTGCGCCGGCTACACGACGAACTTCCGTTTCGTCACGCAGATCGCCTCGCGCGCCGGCGCGCGCGTCACCGACCAGCAGACCACCACGTTCGAGGAAGGCGACGGCTCGCTGTTCCGGTTCGTCACGCGCACCTTCGTCGACCAGGAACCCGACCGCACCATAGAGGGCACGGCGGAACGGACCGATGATGCCACGCTGGTCACGCTCACCGAACCCGAGGACGCCGCGTTCGAACTCGACCCGGCCGCATTTCCGACCGCGCACATGATCGACCTCATCGAAAGGGCCGACGCCGGCGAGCGCTTCTACGAGAAGAAGATCTATGACGGCTCGGACGACGCCGACAAGGTGATGACCACGACGGTGATCATCGGGCCGGAAAAGACCGAGGAAGCGGAGGACCGGGACGCGCTCGATCCGATCGCGGACAGCCCGTTCCGCAACGTCTCGGTCGCCTATTTCGACGAGCTGGCCCAGGGCGAAGGCGAGGGGCTTCCCGACTACCGCATCGCCTTCAAGATGCACGACAACGGCATCACCCGCTCGCTGGAGATGGACTATGGCGACTTCAGCCTGACCGGGACGATGGAGGAACTGGAACTGTTCGAACTTGAAGAGTGCGACTGA
- the frr gene encoding ribosome recycling factor, producing MSEFDIADLTRRMEGAINAFKSDLSGLRTGRASASLLDPIMVPAYGSEMPLNQVANVTVPEPRMLAVNVWDKSMVSAVEKAIRESTLGLNPMTDGTTVRVPLPELNEERRRDLVKVAHQYAENARIAVRHVRRDGMETLKKLEKDGEIGQDESRSQSEAVQKKTDHYIGRIDELLAEKETEVLQV from the coding sequence ATGAGTGAATTCGACATTGCCGATCTGACCCGGCGCATGGAAGGCGCCATCAATGCCTTCAAGAGCGATCTGAGCGGCCTTCGCACCGGCCGCGCCTCGGCATCCCTGCTCGATCCGATCATGGTGCCGGCCTATGGCAGCGAGATGCCGCTCAACCAGGTGGCCAACGTCACCGTGCCCGAACCGCGCATGCTGGCGGTCAACGTCTGGGACAAGTCGATGGTCAGCGCCGTCGAGAAGGCGATCCGCGAATCGACGCTCGGTCTCAATCCGATGACCGACGGCACCACCGTTCGCGTGCCGCTGCCCGAACTGAACGAGGAACGTCGCCGCGATCTGGTCAAAGTCGCGCACCAATACGCGGAAAATGCGCGGATTGCTGTGCGCCATGTGCGCCGTGACGGCATGGAGACCTTGAAAAAGCTCGAAAAAGACGGCGAGATCGGTCAGGACGAGAGCCGCTCGCAATCCGAGGCGGTGCAGAAGAAGACCGATCATTACATCGGCCGCATCGACGAACTGCTGGCCGAGAAAGAGACCGAAGTCCTTCAGGTTTGA
- a CDS encoding phosphatidate cytidylyltransferase has translation MSNLATRVWSGVVLGTIFLLATLAGGTPFVILVTLMAAVFWAEWIGMKMPGADDRLQGTGILALIACALIVLFAPASVQGLLLVLVLALFAIAAIGLKDRRAIGGFLYAALLLTSLGLLRGHWGFQPGLVAIIFLVAVVWATDIGGYFVGRAVGGPKLAPRVSPNKTIAGALGGLAGAIVAALIVHAAFGVSGWGAAAALAVFLSVLSQAGDLFESWIKRRAGVKDSGRVIPGHGGVMDRVDGLVFAAIGLWFACVLSAGMTEPARAFF, from the coding sequence ATGAGCAATCTGGCCACCCGGGTCTGGTCCGGCGTGGTGCTCGGCACGATCTTCCTCCTGGCGACGCTGGCGGGCGGCACGCCCTTTGTCATCCTGGTCACGCTGATGGCCGCCGTCTTCTGGGCCGAATGGATCGGCATGAAGATGCCTGGCGCGGACGACCGGTTGCAGGGCACCGGCATTCTGGCGCTGATCGCATGCGCGCTGATCGTGCTGTTCGCGCCGGCGTCGGTCCAGGGCCTGCTGCTGGTTCTCGTGCTCGCGCTTTTCGCGATCGCCGCCATCGGCCTCAAGGACCGCCGCGCGATCGGCGGGTTCCTCTATGCCGCGCTGCTGCTGACGAGCCTTGGCCTCTTGCGCGGGCACTGGGGCTTTCAGCCGGGCCTGGTGGCGATCATCTTCCTGGTGGCCGTGGTCTGGGCAACCGACATCGGCGGCTACTTCGTCGGGCGCGCCGTCGGCGGGCCGAAGCTGGCGCCGCGCGTGTCGCCCAACAAGACCATCGCCGGCGCGCTCGGCGGACTTGCCGGCGCGATCGTTGCAGCCCTGATCGTCCATGCCGCGTTCGGCGTCTCGGGATGGGGCGCGGCGGCCGCACTGGCCGTTTTCCTGTCGGTCCTGTCGCAGGCCGGTGACCTGTTCGAATCATGGATCAAGCGGCGCGCCGGCGTGAAGGATTCAGGCCGCGTGATTCCGGGCCATGGCGGTGTCATGGATCGCGTCGACGGTCTTGTTTTCGCCGCGATTGGCCTATGGTTTGCATGTGTGCTCAGCGCCGGCATGACCGAGCCGGCCCGGGCCTTCTTCTGA
- a CDS encoding RidA family protein codes for MSQTIEESLAAMGITIPEATAPAANYLPYTRSGNLLFTSGQLPFRDGALTATGIVGADVSLEQGQEAARWCAVNILSQARAALGDLDAIRRIVKISVFVASAPDFTSQHLVANGASDFLVEVLGDDGRHARSAIGMACLPLNAPVEIEAIIES; via the coding sequence ATGAGCCAGACGATCGAAGAAAGCCTTGCGGCCATGGGCATCACCATTCCGGAAGCCACGGCGCCGGCGGCCAACTATCTGCCGTACACGCGCAGCGGCAATCTGCTGTTCACCTCCGGGCAGTTGCCCTTCCGCGACGGCGCGCTGACGGCGACCGGCATCGTGGGCGCCGACGTCTCGCTCGAACAGGGCCAGGAAGCGGCCCGCTGGTGCGCGGTCAACATCCTGTCGCAGGCCCGTGCGGCGCTCGGCGATCTGGATGCGATTCGGCGCATCGTGAAGATCTCCGTGTTCGTCGCCTCGGCGCCCGATTTCACCAGCCAGCATCTGGTGGCAAACGGAGCGTCCGATTTTCTGGTCGAAGTGCTCGGCGATGATGGCCGCCACGCCCGCTCGGCGATCGGCATGGCCTGCCTGCCGCTGAACGCGCCGGTCGAGATCGAGGCGATCATCGAGAGCTGA
- the tsf gene encoding translation elongation factor Ts translates to MSISAALVKQLRELTGAGMMDCKKALEETGGDLDAAVDWLRTKGIAKAEKKSGRTAAEGLIGVASAGASAVVVEVNSETDFVARNDAFQALVADIARVALDTDGSVEAVAAAPYPGADKTVEQAIKDAVATIGENMSLRRSAKVSVGSGTVATYMHNAVKTDLGKLGVLVAVETEGDADAAGAIGRQIAMHVAATNPMAIDVDDLDPAAIERERAIFSEQAKASGKPENIIEKMVEGRLRKFYEEVCLLKQSFVINPDLTVEQALKEAEKDIGAPAKVTAFERFALGEGVEKEESDFAAEVAAAAKG, encoded by the coding sequence ATGAGCATATCCGCCGCATTGGTGAAACAGCTGCGCGAACTGACCGGCGCAGGCATGATGGACTGCAAGAAGGCGCTCGAGGAAACCGGCGGCGACCTCGACGCGGCCGTCGACTGGCTGCGCACGAAGGGCATCGCCAAGGCCGAGAAGAAGTCCGGCCGGACCGCCGCCGAAGGGCTGATCGGTGTTGCCTCGGCCGGCGCGAGCGCCGTCGTGGTCGAAGTCAATTCCGAGACCGACTTCGTCGCCCGCAACGACGCCTTCCAGGCGCTGGTCGCCGACATCGCCAGGGTCGCGCTCGACACCGACGGTTCGGTCGAAGCGGTCGCAGCTGCCCCCTATCCGGGCGCCGACAAGACCGTCGAACAGGCGATCAAGGATGCCGTCGCCACGATCGGCGAGAACATGAGCCTGCGCCGTTCGGCCAAAGTCTCCGTCGGCTCGGGCACGGTCGCCACCTACATGCACAACGCGGTCAAGACCGATCTGGGCAAGCTCGGCGTGCTCGTGGCCGTCGAGACCGAGGGCGATGCCGATGCGGCCGGCGCGATCGGCCGGCAGATCGCCATGCATGTCGCCGCGACCAACCCGATGGCGATCGATGTCGACGATCTCGACCCGGCCGCCATCGAGCGCGAGCGCGCGATCTTCTCCGAGCAGGCCAAGGCCTCCGGCAAGCCCGAGAACATCATCGAGAAGATGGTCGAGGGCCGGCTGCGCAAGTTCTACGAGGAGGTCTGCCTTCTCAAGCAGTCCTTCGTGATCAACCCGGACCTGACCGTCGAGCAGGCGCTCAAGGAAGCCGAAAAGGACATCGGCGCGCCGGCCAAGGTCACCGCGTTCGAACGCTTCGCGCTGGGCGAGGGCGTCGAGAAGGAAGAAAGCGACTTCGCCGCCGAGGTTGCCGCAGCCGCCAAGGGCTGA
- the pyrH gene encoding UMP kinase: MTDPIAYKRVLLKVSGEALMGNQGFGIDVEVADRIAADVKQAVDLGVQVAIVIGGGNIFRGVAVASRGGDRVTGDHMGMLATVINSLALRTSLVKYGLDAVVLSAIAMPQLCESFSQRKAMWNIEQGRVVIFAGGTGNPYFTTDSAAALRAAEIGADALLKGTQVDGIYSADPKTDPSAERYDRLTHAQVIQKGLNVMDIAAVALTRENRIPIVVFSIHEHGGLALILKGQGRSTVVHES; this comes from the coding sequence ATGACCGATCCGATTGCCTACAAACGCGTGCTGCTCAAAGTGTCCGGCGAGGCGCTTATGGGCAATCAGGGTTTCGGCATCGACGTTGAGGTCGCCGACCGCATCGCAGCGGACGTCAAGCAGGCGGTCGATCTTGGCGTGCAGGTCGCCATCGTCATCGGTGGCGGCAACATCTTCCGCGGCGTGGCGGTGGCCTCGCGCGGCGGCGACCGGGTGACCGGCGACCATATGGGCATGCTGGCGACGGTGATAAATTCGCTCGCGCTGCGCACTTCGCTCGTCAAGTATGGTCTCGATGCCGTGGTGCTGTCGGCGATCGCCATGCCGCAGCTTTGCGAGAGCTTCTCGCAGCGCAAGGCGATGTGGAACATCGAGCAGGGCCGCGTGGTCATCTTCGCCGGCGGCACGGGCAATCCCTATTTCACGACCGATTCGGCCGCCGCGCTCAGGGCGGCCGAGATCGGCGCGGACGCGCTGCTCAAGGGCACGCAGGTCGACGGCATCTATTCGGCCGATCCCAAGACCGACCCCTCGGCCGAACGCTACGACCGGCTGACCCACGCCCAGGTCATTCAAAAGGGCCTGAATGTCATGGACATCGCGGCGGTGGCCTTGACCCGCGAGAACCGCATTCCCATCGTCGTCTTTTCGATCCACGAGCATGGGGGCCTCGCCCTCATCCTTAAGGGGCAGGGCCGCTCGACCGTCGTCCATGAATCCTAA